The DNA sequence ACGCCGGGGCGACGGAGGTCGTCTTCTCCGGAACGGAGATCGCCGGCGAGGAGGACCGGCGGCGCACCTGGGCGCTCCTCGGCGAACTGGCCGGCTGAACCCCCGCGGCGGCACCGCCGCCCCATCCACCCGCACACCACGGCGGGGCCCCGGGCCTCGCGGACGGAGGAGTACCCATGACCGCACAGGCCACGGCCAAGGACCTGCAGGCGTTCACCGAGGAGTGGCTCGCCTGGCACCGTGCGCAGGAGGACCGGCTCGCGGCCCCGCACGGCTTCCTCGCGATCACCTCGCTGCACTGGCTGGACGAGCGGCCGCAGCGCTTCGACGACGCCCCCGGCGCCTGGCGCACCGGCGCTGACGGCGTCACCGTGACGCTGGCCGAGGGCGAGGAGCTGGTGGTGGACGGGGTGCCGGTGCGCGGCGAGCACCGCTTCGGCGTGCTGCCCGAGCGCGGCGGTGTCGACGCGGTGTGGGGCGACGCGGTGATCGAGGTCGCCCGGCGCGGCGGCAACGACATCGTCCGGCCGCGGCATCCGGACGCGCCGCTGCGGACGGCCTTCGCCGGCACGCCCGCCTACGCGCCGGACCCCGGCTGGGTCGTCGAGGGCCGCTACCTCGCCTTCGAGGAGCCCCGGCCGACCACCGTGGGCGCCTCCGTGGAGGGTCTGGAGCACGTCTACGACGCCCCGGGACGCATCGAATTCACGCTCCAGGGGCGGCCGTTGTCCCTGACGGCGTTCCCCGGGCACCTCCCGGGCACACTGACGGTGCTGTTCACCGACGCGACCTCGGGCGTGACCACCTATGCCGCCAACCGCGCCCTGACGGTGGGGGTCCCCTCCCCCGACGGCGGCGTGGTCCTGGACTTCAACCGGGCGGCGAACCTCCCGTGCGCCTACACGGATCTGGCCACCTGCCCCCTGCCGCCCGCGGAGAACCGCCTCCCGCTGGCGATCGAGGCGGGCCACCGCATCCCCCGCGAACGCGGCGGCGCCTGACGGGTGGCGCCGCCGCGGCGCCGTGCCGAACGGCCGCCGTCGGCCTAGTGTTGACGGCCGGGACGGGACGGGACGGCACGGCATCCGCGACGGCGGCAGGGGGCGAGCGGTGTTACGCATCCACTTCACGGCGGAGGACCTCGCACGGACCCATGTGGCCCCGACGATCGGTGCGGCGGCCGAGACCGTCCACAGCCTGGAACTGCTGCGCGAGCCACGGGACATACCCCTGCTGTCGCTGTGGCGGTCGGTGGTGCGAGAGCGGGTGGGGGCGGACGCCGGACCGCTGACGTCCCTGCTCCCGGCGCGCGGACCGGGGCTCGACGTGCCGGCGCTGATGGGGGACGCGGGCTCCCTGGAGCATGCCGTCGACCATCTGATGTCCGTGCCCGTGGCGCGGCTGCGGCGGGAGTTCGCGGGGATCGACTTCCACCCCGCGCATCTCCCGTGGGCCCGGCGGGTGTCGGAGGGTGACCGGGAGGCGCGCAAGGACCTCGGGGACGCGGTGCGCGCCGTCCACCGGCTGGCGGTGGAGCCCTACTGGCGCCAGGCGCGGTCCGAACTGGCCGCGTTCGCCGCGCGCTGCGCGGATCTGCTGCTGGACGGCGGTGCCGACCTGCTGCTGCGGTCGGTGTGCCCGCCGCTGGTCCGCTGGCGTCCGCCGGTGCTGGAGGCGCCCCATCCCCGGCCGGTCGAGGTGCGTCTGCGGGGCAGCGGTCTGGTGATCACGCCCGCGGTGTTCTCCCCGCCGTCGGTGAGCTTCCTCTGGGACCCGCTCGACGCCTCGCGGCCTCCCCGTCTGACCGTGCCGGTGCTGCGGGAACCGCTGACCGGCGCCGGACCGGCGCTGCCGGACGGCTCCCCCGGCCCCCATCTGGAGTCGCTGCTCGGCCGCACCCGGGCCGCGGCGCTGCGGGTGACGGCGCAGGGCTGCACGACGACGGAACTGGCGCGCCGTCTCGGTGTCTCGCCCGCGGCAGCCAGTCAGCACGCGACGGTGCTCCGCCGCGCGGAGCTCATCACCACCCGCCGCCGCGGCGGTTCGGTGCTGCACCTGGTCACACCGCTGGGGCTCGCCCTGCTGAGGACCGGTACGACGGCGGGCCGGACCCGGGACGGCGGCACCGGCCTTTAAGGCGTGGCTTAACGGCTTGTCGCCCCGGCCCGCGCCTGAGGATGCTGCCGTCGGCCGGGGCGCCCGTCCCGGCCGGCCGCGGCCCCCACGGAACACGGACGGTCCGGGGCCCCGGCACACCGGGTCCAACCGACGAAGGAGAAGAGGACCGTGAGGTCACTCACCGCCAGACTGCTGCCGCTCGCCGTGGCAGCCGCGTTCGTGAGCCCGCTCGCCCTGGCCGGCACCGCATCGGCCGCCCCCGCGCACTACGGCTGCGGAAGCACGCCGCCCGACCTCGACCCCGAGCAGGGCACGGGGAAGGCGAACGGGGGGAACATGCGCACCGGCTCCAGCACCGCGTGCGGCAGCCGGGGCCTCGCCCACCTGTCGCACACCGTCAACTACCACTGCTGGACGCTCGGTCAGGACAACCACACCTGGACGTACGCCCGCAACCTCAGCACCGGCTACGCGGGCTGGATGCGCGACGACCTGCTGGAGGACAACGGCAGCGACCGGCGCTGTCCCGCGTAGCGGGGCGACGTCGCGTCACGTCGAGGGCACCGGCCGCAAGGCCGGTGCCCTCGACGGCGTTCGCGAACGGGGCGGGGCCGTCACGCCGCCCGGGCGCAGCGGTCGACCAGGTCGGACCAGCCGGCCTCCAGCCGTTCCAGCGGCATGGCGCGCCGGCGCAGGCAGTGGTGGATCAGCGCCGGATCCAGAGAGGCCATCAGCGCCTGGGACAGCAGTTCGGCGTCCCCGTCCGGCGCCACCTGGCGGACGAGCATCGTCAGATGGGTCAGGCGGACCTGGTAGGGCGGGTTGGAGTAGCGGCGCGCGCCGTCCGGCTGGGCGGCCAGGTAGAGCTCCAGCCTGCTCGCCGCCTCCCGGAGGGTGGCGCGGCCGAAGGCGTGCAGCCGGTCCAGTGCGGGGGCGCCGGGGCCGAGGGGCGGCGGGCCGCTGAGGAACCCGGCCTGGAACGCCTGCTCGGAGTGGTCGAGCAGGGCCATCAGCAGCCCGGTGCGGTCGCCGAAGCGCCGGAAGACCGTCCCCTTGCCCACGCCGGCGGACTTGGCCACGGCCTCCATGGTGAGGCAGTCCACCCCGTGCTCCGCCACGAAGCGGGAGGCGGCCTCCAGCAGACGGGCGCGGTTGCGCACCGCGTCCGCGCGCAGGGCCGGGGTGTCGTCCGGCCCCGTCAGCTCCATGAGAACCGGCGCGTCCGGCCCCGAGGGCAGGGGGAACGGGGAGGGAGTGGGCATGGCTCCAGCCTAGGGCTTCGTCGTGCGGTGAGGACCGCGGAATGGAAATGGACCCCGGTCCGTTTAGCTGGTACAACTGTAAACGGACCACGGTCCGATTACCTGTCGCCGTTCCGCCCCCTTGGGAGATCGCCATGTCCGTCCGCATCCTCGCTCTCGTCGGCAGCCTGCGCTCCGGCTCGCACAACCGTCAGCTCGCCGAGGCGGCCGCCCGCCACGCCCCGGAGGGGACCACCGTCGAGCTCTACGAGGGCCTGGGGGACATCCCCTTCTACAACGAGGACATCGACACGGACAGCGCCCCCGCCTCCGCGGTCCGCCTGCGCGAGGCCGCCGGACGTGCCGACGCGCTGCTGCTGTTCACCCCGGAGTACAACGGCACCATGCCGGCCGTGCTGAAGAACGGCATCGACTGGCTGTCCCGCCCCTTCGGCGGCAACGCCGTCAGCGGCAAGCCCACCGCCGTGGTGGGCACAGCGTTCGGCCAGTACGGCGGCGCCTGGGCGCAGGAGGAAGCCCGCAAGGCGGCCGGCATCGCCGGCGGCAGCGTCCTCGGCGACCTCCAGCTCACCATCCCGAACTCGATGGTCCGCTTCGCCGAGACCCACCCCGCCGACGACACCGAGGTCACCGACCAGCTCGTCGAGATCATCCACCGGATCAGCGGCCATGTGACGCAGGCCGCCCCGCAGGCCGCCTGACCGGCGCACCGCGGGCGGGCGCACCACGGGCCCGTGGACGGCTGGGCGGACGAACACCGGCCCCGGCCGCCCCGGCCGCTTGACCGCTCGGCCGCTCGGTCGCTCCGTCGCTCCGTCGCTCGATCACTCGGTCGCAGAACGGACCAATCCGCCGCCCGCCGTGTTCCGAATCCCGGGCGTGACGATCAACCGAGCACCTCTCGCCCGCCGTGCCCTGGCCGGTCTCAGCGGCCTGCTCGCCGGGGCCGCCGCCCTGGCGGTGGCCGAACTGGCCGCCGTCGCCGTCCGCCCGGAGGCGGGCCCGGTCGTGGCGGTCGGCTCCGGCGCGATCGACCGGACGCCCGCGCCCGTCAAGGACTGGGCGATCCGCACGTTCGGCGAGGCGGACAAGCTCGTCCTCCAGCTCGGCATCCTGCTGGTGCTGGCCCTCCTCGCGGTGGGCCTCGGACTCGCCGCGCTTCGCCACCGGCGGGCGGCCGCCGCCGGGGTGCTCCTCTTCGGGGTGGTCGGTGCGGCGGCGGCCCTGTCGCGGCCGGACTCCTCCTCCTGGACCGACGCCCTGCCCTCCGTCGCCGGAGCGCTGGCCGGCGCCGCGGTGCTCCATGTGCTGGCGGGCCGCCTCACCGCGGCCCCGCCCGGCGCGGACGGGGCCGACGGCGGCGCCTGGGACCGGCGCGGCTTCCTGATCGCCGCCTCCGCCGCGGCCGTCGCCTCCGCCGGCGCGGGCACCGCGGCCCGCGTCGCGGCCGGTGCCCGGGGCGGCGACGCCGCCGCCTCCCGCGACGCCGTCACCCTGCCGCGCCCGGCGTCGAAGGCGGCGCCCGTGCCCCCGGGCGCGGCCCTGCGGGTGCCCGGGCTCCAGCCCTTCGTCACCCCGAACAAGGACTTCTACCGCGTCGACACCGCCCTCGTGGTGCCGAAGGTCGACGCCACCGCCTGGCGGCTGCGCATCCACGGCCGGGGCGTGCGCACCCCGCTCACCCTCACCTTCCAGGACCTGCTGCGCCGCGCGCTCGTCGAACGGGACATCACCCTGACCTGCGTGTCCAACGAGGTCGGCGGCCCCTACGTGGGCAACGCCCGCTGGATCGGCGTCCCCCTCGCCGGTCTGCTGCGCGAGGCGGGCGTCCGGCCGCCGTCCCGGGGCGGCCCCGCCGACCAGCTCGTGTCGCGCTCGGTCGACGGCATGACCATCGGCACACCCGTCGACGACGTCATGGACGGCCGCGACGCGCTCCTCGCGGTCGGCATGAACGGCGAACCCCTGCCGTTCGACCACGGCTTCCCCGTGCGCATGGTCGTGCCCGGGCTCTACGGATACGTCTCCGCCTGCAAGTGGATCGAGGACATCGAGCTCACCACCTTCGACGCCTACGACGCCTACTGGGTGAAGCGCGACTGGGCGCGCGAGGCGCCGGTCAAGACCCAGTCCCGGATCGACACCCCCAAGCCCTTCGCCCGGCCCGGGGCGGGCACCGTGATGGTCGCCGGCGTCGCCTGGGCGCAGCACCGCGGCATCGAGGCGGTCGAGGTGCGGGTCGACGACGGGCCCTGGCGCCGCGCCGACCTCGCAGCCGAGCACACCGCGGACACCTGGCGCCAGTGGTCCTGGCCCTGGAAGGCGACGCCCGGCAGCCACACGCTCACCGTCCGGGCCACCGACGGCACCGGCGCGACCCAGACCGACCGGCGCACCCGGACGATCCCCGACGGGGCGAGCGGATGGCACTCGGTCGTCGTCACCGTCGAATAGGGCTCGTCAGCCCGGGCGTTCCGCGCTGTCGAGGATCTGCTCGCGCAGGATGTCGGCGTGCCCGCAGTGCTGGGCCAGCTCGCGCAGGGTGTGCAGATAGACCCAGCGCAGCGGCAGCGGGCCGCGGCGGTTGCCGTGCACCACGTCGTCCGGACCCAGCGCGGCCACGGCCCGGCGGGACTCCTCGCACGCCTGCCGGTGGGCCCGCTGCACCGAGGCGATCGTGTCGCCGTCGTCGAGGACGAACGACTCGTCCGGGGTGGCGGGGATCCCGATCTCCTCGCGCGGGCGGCAGGTGATCGCCTCGTCGAACCAGACCTTCTCCACGAAGACGGCGTGCTTGAGGAGGCCCAGCAGCGTGGTCCGGGAGGAGACCAGGGACCGGCGCGCCTGCTCCTCGGTCAGGCCGTTCAGGCTGTCGTGCAGGGCGGCCCGGTGCTCGTCGAGGAAGGCGTCGAACTGACGGCGGAGCGGGGCGCCGAGGACGCCGGGCTCCACGGACGGATGGGTGACCATGGCGGCCACTCTACGGAGCCCGGCCATGCGGCCCGAGCTGTTTTCCGCCGCACCGGCGGACCTCGGCGCGACGAGGAAGATGAACCGGTCGACACCGGGCGAAGCGCCGTGTCCGCGGAACGAAGCGCCGCGTGGACGCGGCGCCCGGCGGCGGGATAACCTGCGGCGCATTTGCCGTGCGGCAATGATCATTGGCGCACGACGCAAGGGGGGCGGCCCAGTCAGGGCCGTGACGGGGCCCGGCACGTCCGGGCGTCCGCCGAGCGCTGAACAGGGACGAACATGACGGAGACGGTCGAAGGCGAGCGGCCGGCCGCGCGCACGCGTGCGCGCGGCACGGGCAAGGTCGGGGAACCGGAGCTGCGGCAGCTCCTGGCGGGGCTGACGGCGGTGCGCGACGGTGACTTCGGCACCCGGCTGCCGGACGACGCGGACGGTCTGCTGGGCGAGATCGCCACCGTGTTCAACGGCATGGTCGACCAGTTGTCGCTGTTCACCTCCGAGGTCACCCGGGTGGCGCGGGAGGTCGGCACCGAGGGGACGCTCGGCGGACAGGCCGAGGTCCCCGGCGTCTCCGGCACCTGGGCCGACCTGACGGACTCGGTCAACGCGATGGCCGGCAACCTCACCACCCAGGTCCGCGACATCGCGCAGGTCGCCACCGCGGTCGCCCGGGGCGACCTGTCGCAGAAGATCGACGTGGACGCCCGCGGCGAGATCCTCGAACTGAAGAAGACCATCAACACGATGGTCGACCAGCTCTCCGCCTTCGCCGACGAAGTCACCCGGGTCGCCCGGGAAGTCGGCACCGAGGGCAACCTCGGCGGGCAGGCGGACGTCAAGGGCGTCTCCGGCACCTGGCGCGACCTCACCGACTCCGTCAACTCCATGGCCGGCAATCTCACCGCCCAGGTGCGCAACATCGCGCAGGTGACGACGGCGGTGGCACAGGGCGACCTGTCCCAGAAGATCACCGTCACCGCACGCGGCGAGATCCTCGAACTCAAGGAGACCATCAACACGATGGTCGACCAGCTCTCCGCCTTCGCCGACGAAGTCACCCGGATGGCCCGCGAGGTCGGCACGGAGGGCATTCTCGGCGGGCAGGCGGACGTCAAGGGCGTCTCCGGCACCTGGCGCGACCTCACCGACTCCGTCAACTCCATGGCCGGCAATCTCACCGCCCAGGTGCGTTCCATCGCCCAGGTCGCCACGGCGGTGGCACAGGGCGACCTGTCCCAGAAGATCACCGTCACCGCCCGCGGCGAGATCCTCGAACTCAAGGAGACCATCAACACGATGGTCGACCAGCTCTCCGCCTTCGCCGACGAAGTCACCCGGGTGGCCCGGGAAGTCGGCACCGAGGGCAACCTCGGCGGGCAGGCGACGGTGCGGGGCGCTTCGGGCACCTGGAAGGGCCTCACCGACAACGTCAACGTCATGGCGTCCAACCTGACCGGCCAGGTGCGCTCGATCGCGCAGGTGGCCACGGCGGTGGCCCGGGGCGACCTCTCGCAGAAGATCACCGTCGAGGCGAAGGGCGAGGTGGCCGCGCTCGCGGGTGTGATCAACACGATGGTCGACACCCTCTCCGCCTTCGCCGACGAGGTCACCCGCGTCGCCCGCGAGGTCGGCACCGAGGGCCAGCTCGGCGGCCAGGCGCGGGTGGCGAACGTCGCCGGCACCTGGAAGGACCTGACCGACAACGTCAACTCCATGGCGAACAACCTGACCGGGCAGGTGCGCAACATCGCCCTGGTCACCACGGCGGTCGCCAACGGAGACCTGTCCAAGAAGATCGACGTGGACGCCCGCGGCGAGATCCTGGAGCTGAAGACGACCATCAACACCATGGTCGACCAGCTCTCCTCGTTCGCCGCCGAGGTCACCCGCGTGGCCCGCGAGGTCGGCAGCGAGGGGCGGCTCGGCGGCCAGGCCGAGGTCGAGGGCGTCTCCGGCACCTGGAAGCGCCTCACCGAGAACGTCAACGAGCTGGCCGGCAACCTCACCCGCCAGGTGCGGGCCATCGCCGAGGTCGCCAGCGCGGTCGCCGAGGGCGACCTCACCCGGTCCATCAACGTCGACGCCTCCGGCGAGGTCGCCGAACTGAAGGACAACATCAACGCGATGGTCGGCTCCCTGCGGGAGACCACCCGGGCCAACCAGGAGCAGGACTGGCTGAAGTCCAGCCTCGCCCTCGTCTCCGGCCTGATGCAGGGCCACCGGGACCTGGCCGTCGTCGCGGAACTCGTGATGGACGAGCTGACGCCGCTGGTGTCGGCGCAGTACGGCGCCTTCTACCTCGCCGAGGAGTCCGGCTCCGGTCTGGAGCTGCGGCTCGTCGGGTCGTACGGGCGGCCGGCCGGCCACGAGGCGGCGGGGAGCTTCCTGCTGGGCGAGTCGCTGGTCGGCCAGGCGGCCCGCAGCCGGCGGGTCATCCTCTCCGACAACGTGCCCGGCGGCTACGTCGCCATCTCGTCCGGGCTCGGCAGCACGGCGCCCGGGGGCCTGATCGTGCTGCCGATCGTCGTCGACGACCAGGTCCTCGGCGTGATCGAGCTGGCCTCCTTCACGGCGTTCACCACCGTGCACCGGGACTTCCTCGAACAGCTCATGGAGACCGTGGGCGTCAACGTGAACACCATCGTCGCCAACGCCCGCACCGACGAACTGCTCGGCGAGTCCCAGCGGCTGGCCGGCGAACTCCAGGCGCGCTCCGAGGAACTCCAGGTGCAGCAGGAGGAACTCCAGCGCTCCAACGCCGAACTGGAGGAGAAGGCCGCGCTGCTGGCGGCGCAGAACAGCGACATCGAGGGGAAGAACCTCGAGATCGAGCAGGCGCGCCAGGAACTGGAGGACCGCGCCCAGCAGTTGTCGCTGGCGTCCAAGTACAAGTCCGAGTTCCTCGCCAACATGAGCCACGAGCTGCGCACCCCGCTCAACAGCCTGCTCATCCTGGCGCAGCTGCTCGCCCAGAACCCGACCCGCAATCTGACCGCCAAGCAGGTCGAGTACGCGGGCATCATCCACTCGGCCGGCTCCGACCTGCTGCAGCTGATCAACGACATCCTCGACCTGTCGAAGGTCGAGGCGGGGAAGATGGACGTCAATCCGGAGCGGGTGCCGGTGCGCCAGCTCCTGGACTACGTCGAGGCCACCTTCCGGCCCATGACCACCCAGCGCAGCCTCGACTTCACCATCACCACGGCGGCCGGCGTGCCGGTCGACGTGCTCACGGACGACTCCCGGCTGCGGCAGGTGCTGCGCAACCTGATCTCCAACGCGGTGAAGTTCACCGAGCGCGGCGGTGTGGAACTGCGGATCGAGCCCGCCCCCGACGGCGAGGTGCCGACCCAGGTCCTGCGCGGCGGGCCCGTCGTGGCCTTCCGCGTCCGGGACACCGGGATCGGGATTCCCGAGCAGCACCTGGAGGCCATCTTCGGGGCGTTCCAGCAGGCCGACGGGACCACCAGCCGCAAGTACGGCGGCACCGGCCTCGGCCTGTCCATTAGCCGGGAGATCGCCCACCTGCTCGGCGGCGCGCTGACCGCCGAGAGCGCGCCGGGGGTGGGGAGCACGTTCACCCTGTACCTGCCGGTGGCGCGGGAGGACTACCACCACCACGCCGACGGCGGGCGGGAGACCCACACCCCGCACGGCGCGGGGCAGGCGGCCGTGCCCGCCGAGACGCGCCGCCCGGCGGCCGTCGAGGCCCAGACGCCCAAGCCCCGGCGGCTGCTGGTCTGCGAGAGCCGCCGGCACGGGCTGCTGACCCTGGTCGCCGAGAGCGCCCTGGCGGAACTCGACGGCGGGCACGCGGGCTCCGACATCCAGCTTGTCCCGGTCCTCGGGCCGCAGGAGGCGGCGAGCGCGCTCGCCGCCGATCCGGTCCACTGCGTGGTCCTCGAACTCGATCTGACGACCAGCGACGCCCTGGACTTCCTGGACGCGCTGGACGGCGACCCGGCGCTGCGCACGGTGCCCGTGCTCGCGCACAACAACCGGCGGCTCGACCCCGGTGCCGAGCGGATGCTGCAGAACCGGGCCGACCACAGACCGCTGGAAGTGCACTCCAGCCTGGACGAACTGCGGGAACGCATCGCGCTCCACCTGTCGGCCGAGCAGCCCGGCGACGTGGTGCCCCTGGTCCGCGGGGAGGACACGGCCACCCGGACCCCGCAGACACCGGACGACAGCCTGCACGGGCACACCGTGCTCGTCGTGGACGACGACGCCCGCAACCTCTTCGCCATCAGCGGCATCCTGGAGCTGCACGGCATCCATGTCCTGCACGCGGAGCACGGGCGCCAGGGGATCGAGGCCCTCGCCCGCCATCCGGAGATCGACCTGATCCTGATGGACGTGATGATGCCGGAGATGGACGGCTACGCGGCGACGGCGGAGATCCGCCGGATGCCCGAGCACGCGGGCCTGCCCATCGTCGCCGTCACCGCGAAGGCGATGCCGGGCGACCGGGAGAAGTCGCTGGCGTCCGGCGCCAGCGACTACGTCACCAAGCCGGTGGACGCCGACGACCTCATCGCCTGTGTGCGCCGCTGGCTGAGCACCCGGCACGTGAACGGGCCCGTCGCGTGACGTCCGTCGCCGGCTCGGACGGCACCGCGGGCGCGTCACCGGCGGAGGAAGGGCGGGGCGGCGGCGTCCCGGCCGCGGCAGGAACGGGCGGTGTCCCGGACGTACCGTCGCAGGTCGGTTCCGGGGGCCTGCCGGGCGGGCGGTCCGATGTGGTGGGCGTCGCGTCGCCGCTGATCACGGACCCTGCGCACCGGGCGCCGGGAGACCGGGACGGGGCGAGCCCGGCGGGCGCGGCCTCGGTCGGGCGGCTGGCCGCGATGGTGGATCGGCTGCGGGGTGAGGTGGAGGCCGCCCACGCGGCGGCCGAGGGCCGGGCCCTGATCGAGATGGCCAAGGGCATCATGGTGGAGCGGCTCGGCTGCGGCCCGGCGCAGGCCGCCCTGCAACTGGCCGAACTGGCCGAGCAGGCGGGCCTGTCCCCCATCGAACTGGCCGCGGACATCATCAACCAGGCGGCCCGCGACCATGTCGCCGAGGCCGCGGGCGACTTCGTCCGGCGCACGGTCGAGGGCACCGGGGAGCAGGAGGCCGAGGACGGCCGCCGGGCCGCCGACGACGTCTCCGTCGCGGTGCGGCTGCGGACGGCCGAGAGCGCGGCGCTGGCGGCCGGTGACACCCAGACGGTGGCCGAGTCGCTGCTGCAGCACGCGCTCGCCCCGCTGGGGGCGACGGCCGTCGCCGTGTGGGCCGCCGCTGCCGACACCTCCTTCACCCTGCGGGGGCACGCCGGGTTCGGCCCGGAGGAGGCCGAACGCTGGCGCTACGTCCCGCCCGGCGTCGCGACCATCGCACGGCACGCGCTCAGCGAGCGGCGTGCCGTGTGGATCGACTCGCCGGCGAGCTCCCCCGCGCCCAGCATCGGGCGCGCGCAGCACCCCCGGGGCGGCCGCGTCGCCGTGCCCGCCGGCGCGGGCGGCCGGATCCACGGGGTGCTGGAGATCTGCTGGCCCGAACCGCTGGCCCCGCAGCCGGCGGCCGTGGCACGCCAGATCGAGGCCCTCGCCGAACTCTGCGCCCACACCCTGGAGAATCCGCCCGGGGGCGCACCGTCCGAGGCAGGCCGGCCCGGGCCGGCCGAGGTGTCGGAACTCGTCGACCTGGCGGACGGCCTGTACGACCCGGCCCTCGTCCTGACGCCCCTGATCGGCCCGGACGGCCACCTCGCGGACTTCCGCATCCGCCACTCCAACGGCCGCTTCCAGGACCCGGCGGGCCGTCCCCGCAGCGCCGTCGACGGCGCGCTGCTGCTGGAGGCGTACCCGCTCGCGGCGGGCGACGACGGCCTCTTCGAGAAGATCGAACGGGTCTACGCGACGGGCGAGCCGTTCCGCGCCCAGCGCATGACGCTCACGGCCCTCGTGGGCCAGGTGCCGCTGTCCACGGTGGCGGACCTCAGTGTCAGCCGCCACGGCGGGAGCGTGCTGTTCATCTGGCGCATCGAGGACGAGACGGCCCGGCTGGCCAGCCTGCTCCAGCACGCCCAGCGCCTGGGCAACATCGGCGGTTTCGAGGAGAACGTGATCTCGGGCGAGATCACCTGGAACGGGCAGCTCTTCACGCTGTACGGGCGGGGCACGGCCGACGGCCCGGTCTCGCTCCAGGACCTCGCCGCGCACGCCCACCAGGACGACGCCGTCGCCATCGGCCGGTTCCTGCAGGCCGTGCTGCACCACCGCCGTGCCACGTCGACCGCGTTCCGGCTCCAGCGGCCCGACGGTGTCACCCGGCACATCAGGGTCATCGCCGAGCCGGTGCTCGACGCGGGCGACCGGCTCCTCGCGGTGCGCGGGGCGTACCAGGACATCTCCTCGCAGCACTGGACCGAGGTGGCGCTGGCAGCCACCCGCGACCAGCTCGCCCACACCGAGCAGGAGTCGGCCGAACGCAACCGGCTCGCGCTCCAGCTCCAGCACGCCATCATGCCGCCCAGCCGGGACCCCTACGACGTGCCGGGTCTGGAGGTCGCCGTCCGCTACCGGCCCGCGGAGTCGGACTCGCTGGTCGGCGGTGACTGGTACGACGCCGTCACCCTGCCGTCGAAGAAGATCCTGCTGTGCGTCGGCGACATCGCGGGGCACGGCATCGAGGCGGCCACCGGCATGGTCGTGCTGCGGAACGCGATGCGCGGCCTCGCCGTCACGGGCGCGGGGCCCGGGCAGCTGCTGTCCTGGCTGAACATCGTGGCCCACCATCTCACCAAGCAGGTGACGGCCACCGCGGTCTGCGGGGTGTACGACCCGCAGGAGCGTGTGCTGCGCTGGGCCAGGGCGGGCCATCTGCCCCCGGTCCTGGTCCGCGGGGAAGAGGCCACCACGCTGCCGCTCCTCGGCGGGATGCTGCTGGGGGCGGTCGCGGAGGCGGAGTACGCCGAGGGCGAGGTGCGGCTGACGCCGGGCGACACCCTGATGATGTACACCGACGGCCTGGTGGAGCGCCGGGACACGGCGGTGCAGGAGTCCCTCCAGCACCTGCTCGCGACGGCACAGCAACCCGCCGCGTCGCTGGAACGCCGACTCGACAGTCTGCTGACGCACAGCAGGTCGGACACCGACGACGACACCTGTCTGATCGGCATCCGGGTGTCCTGACGCCGGACGCCGCGTCCCGCACGGCCGGGAACGCGGTGCTCCGGCCCTCCCACCGGTGATACAAGTGGTGTGCGGGGAGCACGAGTTGCTCCCTGCACAGCCGCTCGTGCCGGCGGCCATGGACCCGGTGCTCGTGTCACCGCCACGGACCTGGCGCGCGGGCGGGCGACCATCGCCCCCGCCGTGCGCGGGCGGGCGGCCGGTCATGGACCCGCCCCGCGCGGCCTCCCGGGCCGCT is a window from the Streptomyces zhihengii genome containing:
- a CDS encoding HAMP domain-containing protein, giving the protein MTETVEGERPAARTRARGTGKVGEPELRQLLAGLTAVRDGDFGTRLPDDADGLLGEIATVFNGMVDQLSLFTSEVTRVAREVGTEGTLGGQAEVPGVSGTWADLTDSVNAMAGNLTTQVRDIAQVATAVARGDLSQKIDVDARGEILELKKTINTMVDQLSAFADEVTRVAREVGTEGNLGGQADVKGVSGTWRDLTDSVNSMAGNLTAQVRNIAQVTTAVAQGDLSQKITVTARGEILELKETINTMVDQLSAFADEVTRMAREVGTEGILGGQADVKGVSGTWRDLTDSVNSMAGNLTAQVRSIAQVATAVAQGDLSQKITVTARGEILELKETINTMVDQLSAFADEVTRVAREVGTEGNLGGQATVRGASGTWKGLTDNVNVMASNLTGQVRSIAQVATAVARGDLSQKITVEAKGEVAALAGVINTMVDTLSAFADEVTRVAREVGTEGQLGGQARVANVAGTWKDLTDNVNSMANNLTGQVRNIALVTTAVANGDLSKKIDVDARGEILELKTTINTMVDQLSSFAAEVTRVAREVGSEGRLGGQAEVEGVSGTWKRLTENVNELAGNLTRQVRAIAEVASAVAEGDLTRSINVDASGEVAELKDNINAMVGSLRETTRANQEQDWLKSSLALVSGLMQGHRDLAVVAELVMDELTPLVSAQYGAFYLAEESGSGLELRLVGSYGRPAGHEAAGSFLLGESLVGQAARSRRVILSDNVPGGYVAISSGLGSTAPGGLIVLPIVVDDQVLGVIELASFTAFTTVHRDFLEQLMETVGVNVNTIVANARTDELLGESQRLAGELQARSEELQVQQEELQRSNAELEEKAALLAAQNSDIEGKNLEIEQARQELEDRAQQLSLASKYKSEFLANMSHELRTPLNSLLILAQLLAQNPTRNLTAKQVEYAGIIHSAGSDLLQLINDILDLSKVEAGKMDVNPERVPVRQLLDYVEATFRPMTTQRSLDFTITTAAGVPVDVLTDDSRLRQVLRNLISNAVKFTERGGVELRIEPAPDGEVPTQVLRGGPVVAFRVRDTGIGIPEQHLEAIFGAFQQADGTTSRKYGGTGLGLSISREIAHLLGGALTAESAPGVGSTFTLYLPVAREDYHHHADGGRETHTPHGAGQAAVPAETRRPAAVEAQTPKPRRLLVCESRRHGLLTLVAESALAELDGGHAGSDIQLVPVLGPQEAASALAADPVHCVVLELDLTTSDALDFLDALDGDPALRTVPVLAHNNRRLDPGAERMLQNRADHRPLEVHSSLDELRERIALHLSAEQPGDVVPLVRGEDTATRTPQTPDDSLHGHTVLVVDDDARNLFAISGILELHGIHVLHAEHGRQGIEALARHPEIDLILMDVMMPEMDGYAATAEIRRMPEHAGLPIVAVTAKAMPGDREKSLASGASDYVTKPVDADDLIACVRRWLSTRHVNGPVA
- a CDS encoding SpoIIE family protein phosphatase; protein product: MTSVAGSDGTAGASPAEEGRGGGVPAAAGTGGVPDVPSQVGSGGLPGGRSDVVGVASPLITDPAHRAPGDRDGASPAGAASVGRLAAMVDRLRGEVEAAHAAAEGRALIEMAKGIMVERLGCGPAQAALQLAELAEQAGLSPIELAADIINQAARDHVAEAAGDFVRRTVEGTGEQEAEDGRRAADDVSVAVRLRTAESAALAAGDTQTVAESLLQHALAPLGATAVAVWAAAADTSFTLRGHAGFGPEEAERWRYVPPGVATIARHALSERRAVWIDSPASSPAPSIGRAQHPRGGRVAVPAGAGGRIHGVLEICWPEPLAPQPAAVARQIEALAELCAHTLENPPGGAPSEAGRPGPAEVSELVDLADGLYDPALVLTPLIGPDGHLADFRIRHSNGRFQDPAGRPRSAVDGALLLEAYPLAAGDDGLFEKIERVYATGEPFRAQRMTLTALVGQVPLSTVADLSVSRHGGSVLFIWRIEDETARLASLLQHAQRLGNIGGFEENVISGEITWNGQLFTLYGRGTADGPVSLQDLAAHAHQDDAVAIGRFLQAVLHHRRATSTAFRLQRPDGVTRHIRVIAEPVLDAGDRLLAVRGAYQDISSQHWTEVALAATRDQLAHTEQESAERNRLALQLQHAIMPPSRDPYDVPGLEVAVRYRPAESDSLVGGDWYDAVTLPSKKILLCVGDIAGHGIEAATGMVVLRNAMRGLAVTGAGPGQLLSWLNIVAHHLTKQVTATAVCGVYDPQERVLRWARAGHLPPVLVRGEEATTLPLLGGMLLGAVAEAEYAEGEVRLTPGDTLMMYTDGLVERRDTAVQESLQHLLATAQQPAASLERRLDSLLTHSRSDTDDDTCLIGIRVS